A region of the Streptomyces sp. NBC_00442 genome:
GTCAGCGTGATCGTGCTCTCCGACGAGTGGGACGGTCCGTGGGTCCAGGTGGACGGCGAGGCCGAGGTCCTCGACGCGCCGGAGTCGGTCGAGCCGCTCGTGGACTACTTCCGCGGCATCAGCGGCGAGCACCCGGACTGGGCGGAGTACCGCGCGGCGATGGTGAAGCAGGGCAAGTCCTTGATCCGTGTCACGCCGGTCCGCTGGGGCCCGGTGGCGACGGGCGGATTCCCGGCGTCGTCGGCGCAGGGGTAGTCCCCCGGAGTGGTCCCGCCTCCGCCGTCGGGCCGGCCTTCGGCCGAATGCGCGCGCACGGCCTCCTCGCCACTCGGTAGACACTGTCTACGCCTAGCTGGTAGACAGTGTCTATGGACAGTGAGAGCTTCCTTCGTGAGCGGTTGATCGATGTCGGCGTCGACCTGGTGAAGTCGGAGGGATCCGCCTCGCTCGGTCTGCGCGAGATCGCCCGCAGGGCCGGGGTGTCGCACGGGGCGCCGCGCCGCTACTTCCCCACGCACCACGCCCTGTTGTCGTCGATCGCCCAGCGCGGCTTCCAGGAACTGGGGAGCAAGTGCGCGGCGGCTGTCGCCGGCGCGCCGTCACCGCGGGCTCAGCTGCGCGCCGTCGCCGGCGCATACATCGGGTACGCGCTGGAATGCCACGGCATGTTCGAGCTGATGTTCCGTCACGACCTGCTGGACAGCGAGCGGCACGCCTCGGGCGAACGCCGGTTGCGGGAATCGAGCCTTCCGCAGTTCGAGCGCATCGTCGCCCTCGTCGCCCGATGCCGGGCGGAGCAGGAGGCCGCACCCGACTCCAGCACGCCGCCGGCGGTGACGGCCGCCGCCCTCTGGGCGAACCTGCACGGCATCGCCCACCTGTGGGCCCGGGGCAGCATCCAACTCGCCCTCGGTGACGAGCCGTCCGCCGACGCAACGGCCGACCAGCGGCTCGACCGTCTCATCGCGACGGCACTGGACGCCCACCTGGGCCCGGTGGCCGCGTGAGCACCCCGCGCGGGCGGCCGTCCGTCGAACGGGTACGGGCGTCCGTCGATCCCATCGGGCAATCCGCCCCGGCCGCCGATCCCCGTGGGCGGTCCGCCCCACCCGTGCGGCAGTCCGCCGCCCTGACGGTCG
Encoded here:
- a CDS encoding TetR/AcrR family transcriptional regulator; amino-acid sequence: MDSESFLRERLIDVGVDLVKSEGSASLGLREIARRAGVSHGAPRRYFPTHHALLSSIAQRGFQELGSKCAAAVAGAPSPRAQLRAVAGAYIGYALECHGMFELMFRHDLLDSERHASGERRLRESSLPQFERIVALVARCRAEQEAAPDSSTPPAVTAAALWANLHGIAHLWARGSIQLALGDEPSADATADQRLDRLIATALDAHLGPVAA
- a CDS encoding PPOX class F420-dependent oxidoreductase: MSPRIATNTPVELAQLLDFVRPRHRAILLTRRADGSPQGSPLTCGVDDAGRLVMSTYPERAKVRNARRDQRVSVIVLSDEWDGPWVQVDGEAEVLDAPESVEPLVDYFRGISGEHPDWAEYRAAMVKQGKSLIRVTPVRWGPVATGGFPASSAQG